One window of Nymphaea colorata isolate Beijing-Zhang1983 chromosome 1, ASM883128v2, whole genome shotgun sequence genomic DNA carries:
- the LOC116252392 gene encoding vacuolar-processing enzyme has product MAGPAELLLAIFCVCVLTLASGDGNSPWSDIIRLPSDESLDGDSVGTRWAVLVAGSSGYGNYRHQADVCHAYQTLIKGGLKEENIIVFMYDDIAYHEENPRPGTIINHPHGQDVYAGVPKDYVKDHVTVENFFAVLLGNKSAVTGGSGKVVDSGPNDHIFVFYSDHGGPGVLGMPTYPYLYAGDLVNVLKKKHAAGTYKSLVFYLEACESGSIFEGHLPEDLNIYATTAANATESSWGTYCPGGLPSPPPEFDTCLGDLYSVSWMEDSDVHNLQTETLKQQYHLVRDRTSNYNTYNLGSHAMQFGDLELTNEQLFLFMGSNPANENSSFVNGNNLPVYSTAVNQRDADLLYFWNKYRRMPEGSLEKVNAQKQLFDVMAHRMHIDNSMELIGKLLFGSKKGAEVLNTVRPAGQPLVDDWDCLKTMVRAFEKHCGSLSQYGMKHMRSIANICNAGLRKETMEDVSAQACTVIPAGPWSSLSRGFSA; this is encoded by the exons ATGGCCGGCCCTGCGGAGCTGCTTCTCGCCATATTTTGTGTGTGCGTACTTACCCTCGCATCCGGTGATGGGAACTCCCCGTGGTCCGACATAATCCGGCTGCCGTCGGACGAGTCCCTTGACGGGGACTCTGTCGGCACGCGGTGGGCTGTTCTCGTTGCTGGGTCCTCCGGCTACGGGAACTACAGGCATCAG GCTGATGTTTGCCATGCATACCAAACCCTGATAAAGGGTGGattaaaagaggaaaacatcATTGTTTTTATGTATGATGACATTGCTTATCATGAAGAAAACCCTCGACCTGGCACCATCATTAATCATCCACACGGTCAGGATGTCTATGCTGGCGTCCCCAAG GATTATGTCAAGGATCACGTTACTGTAGAAAATTTCTTCGCTGTTCTGCTTGGAAACAAGAGTGCTGTTACTGGAGGAAGTGGCAAAGTCGTTGACAGTGGTCCTAACGACCATATTTTTGTCTTCTATTCTGATCATGGAGGACCTGGAGTGCTTG GGATGCCTACTTATCCTTACCTTTATGCTGGTGACCTTGTGAATGTCCTGAAGAAAAAGCATGCTGCTGGCACATATAAAAGCTTG gTTTTCTATTTGGAAGCTTGCGAATCTGgaagtatttttgaaggtcaTCTGCCTGAAGACTTGAACATATATGCTACCACAGCAGCAAATGCTACTGAAAGCAGTTGGGGAACATACTGTCCTGGTGGATTGCCTAGTCCTCCTCCTGAGTTTGACACATGTCTTGGAGACTTGTACAGTGTCTCTTGGATGGAAGACAG TGATGTTCATAATTTGCAAACTGAGACATTGAAGCAGCAGTATCATCTG GTTAGAGACAGAACTTCAAATTATAATACTTATAATTTGGGCTCCCATGCTATGCAATTTGGCGATTTAGAGCTCACCAATGAGCAACTCTTCTTGTTCATGGGATCAAATCCAGCAAATGAGAACTCATCTTTTGTTAATGGAAACAACCTTCCAGTGTATTCAACAGCTGTAAACCAACGAGATGCTGatcttctttatttttggaATAAG TATCGAAGGATGCCAGAAGGATCTTTAGAGAAAGTAAATGCTCAAAAGCAGTTGTTTGATGTGATGGCCCATCGCATGCATATAGACAACAGTATGGAACTTATTGGGAAACTTCTCTTTGGCTCTAAGAAAGGAGCAGAAGTGCTCAATACTGTAAGGCCAGCTGGACAACCACTAGTTGATGATTGGGACTGCCTTAAGACTATG GTTCGGGCGTTTGAGAAGCACTGTGGATCGCTTTCCCAGTATGGCATGAAGCACATGCGCTCAATTGCTAACATCTGCAACGCAGGACTCAGGAAGGAAACCATGGAAGATGTCTCTGCACAGGCTTGCACCGTAATCCCTGCAGGGCCATGGAGTTCTCTTAGCAGGGGATTCAGTGCATAA
- the LOC116246147 gene encoding uncharacterized protein LOC116246147, with translation MAMEKEVENNRGCRPPEPDHFLQWGNTKRLRCVKVQVKDEADDRTMIRAERRSAAADKGSSLLSSSAGFQHPPSHRVLRNSEPFLFGLRSLNNDHFSSTEKTDRQNHHQAKVGSGRNGVLASSETMVTEKKQPNHKANGLVNNGSHENGHQSNHKSQPVVWPKFIIALNCKEKEEDFMLMKGSKLPQRPKKRSKFLQRTLNLVSPGSWLCELNHERYEVREKKTSKKRPRGLKAMVGSMDSDSD, from the exons ATGGCAATGGAAAAGGAGGTCGAGAACAACAGAGGATGTCGACCGCCGGAGCCTGACCATTTCTTGCAGTGGGGGAACACAAAACGTCTGAGGTGCGTCAAAGTGCAGGTGAAGGATGAGGCCGACGATAGGACGATGATCAGGGCGGAGAGACGCAGCGCTGCAGCCGACAAAGGGTCCTCGCTTCTTTCGTCGTCGGCTGGCTTTCAGCATCCTCCCTCCCATCGTGTCCTTAG GAACTCGGAGCCATTCTTGTTTGGATTAAGAAGCCTAAACAACGACCATTTTTCTTCTACGGAGAAGACCGACAGGCAAAATCACCATCAAGCAAAAGTGGGGAGTGGCAGGAATGGGGTCTTGGCATCATCGGAGACGATGGTGACCGAGAAGAAGCAGCCCAACCATAAGGCCAACGGCCTCGTCAACAATGGCAGTCACGAGAACGGCCATCAAAGCAACCATAAAAGCCAACCTGTGGTGTGGCCAAAATTCATCATCGCCCTCAATTGcaaggaaaaggaggaagattTCATGTTAATGAAGGGGTCCAAGCTCCCACAGCGCCCCAAGAAGCGGTCCAAGTTTCTTCAGAGAACCCTAAAC TTGGTAAGCCCTGGCTCCTGGCTGTGCGAACTAAATCATGAGCGCTATGAGGTCAGGGAAAAGAAGACGTCCAAGAAG ag
- the LOC116252701 gene encoding ARF guanine-nucleotide exchange factor GNL2-like — MIGDGGEQRMAEKNSMDNNKRVKRGKEIDLSISCMVNTEVGALLAVMRMSPGDQCASQFIPGADEALDTSLMSGLKSLRTFIFSIQQDWHSVDPSVYLSPFLEVIQFDEIAAPAVASALSATIKILKLDIFDSTTPHSREAMHLIVDAITNCRLERSGHAADDTILMRILQLLISCLRCKASVLLSDSAVCTIVNTCFQVVQQSASRGHLLQRSARLAMHELVQMIYAHLPEVQRGSRNLADSDNFSSLNYGIGCMVDIFQFICSLLNVAAEVPDFNAMPSSPDEDVESFALVLINSAIEIAGEAIGEHPKLLKMIQEDLFYNLIRHGSHSTPLVLSLICSVVLNLYNNLRSLLKLQLEAFFRFVCLKIARGKLHSIQQEEVAIEGLVSFCRQPMFGIEMYTNFDCNPLYSNVFEEIGKLLCKRAFPNNGPLSSIQAQSFEGLVVMIQHIADGMEKSRSSKANSNLLSSNDASSFNSNLIRITEYKPFWTEKCERCDDPKAWVEFMRVRKYMKKRLLVSVNHFNLDEKKGLEFLKHAHLVPDPPEAQSLAYFLRFTPGLDKTMIGDYLGDPDEFHLKVLKEFTSTFDFKNMILDAALRNFLETFRLPGESQKIQRILEAFAERFYEQSDEMFVDKDAVFVLCYSLIMLNTDQHNAQVKKKMTEEEFIKNNRNINGGKDLPREYLSELFQSISTNEITLFDQSGGSVEMTPSRWINIINQSKTTDAYIFCEGQTQLNHDMFSIIAGPAMATLATVFEHADDDQIINQSMEGFLAVARIARYNLEDVLDEILAMLCKFTTLLNPFASLEETFFSLTEDVKPRLATLAVFTIANKFGDSIRSSWRNVVDCLLRLKRLKLLPPGLAGSDNETPPPRMDLDLPLHSRTESGVIFPSTVNDDRRFSSLIGKFGQFISTENDEESISTTVGNTNKRNLQFINQCCIEGIFSKSKHLHEESLQNLGKAILLAGAGRGQKFTSPLDEEETAAFCWDLIVMLTENNIDRFMSFWPAFHDCLGLISQLPLFGSCPFVEKSLFGVLNVTSKLLHKADKTSEELIFKSLQLIWKIDSRVVDSCCEALTQISANILKENAKNIQTQFGWKSIIAILSISARSPEAFNDGVEALISLMSDNVACVTRLNYSICIESAFSFSASKLSSIEKSMQVLDLMADSVNLLVSWLSSGFSDPGSNNSSSTAQDSSRNSISSIGTMFVRLVESIRKICLVRREEIRNHAVLTLKRCFTKAEGLGFTSTVCLHCFNHVIFAMADDLLEKAIEYSRRENSEKEMRSMEGTLCLAMEFLTEAFIQFLRTLSSVSGFRSFWMGVLRRMDTCMKTELGDSDKMQILIPTLLKKMILAMKEHNILVNSEDNELWDITVTQILWIAPAVKDELFPGY; from the exons ATGATAGGTGATGGTGGAGAGCAGAGAATGGCAGAAAAGAATTCCATGGACAACAACAAACGGgtgaaaaggggaaaagagaTCGATCTCAGCATCTCATGCATGGTGAACACAGAAGTTGGTGCACTCTTAGCCGTCATGAGGATGAGTCCAGGGGATCAATGTGCCTCTCAATTCATTCCAGGTGCAGATGAAGCCCTGGACACCTCCCTCATGAGCGGCCTCAAGTCTTTGCGCACCTTCATCTTCAGCATCCAACAAGATTGGCACTCAGTTGATCCCTCTGTCTACCTGTCACCATTCCTTGAAGTGATCCAATTCGATGAGATTGCTGCCCCTGCAGTTGCATCTGCACTGTCAGCCACCATCAAGATCCTCAAGCTGGACATCTTTGATTCTACTACACCACATTCCCGTGAAGCCATGCACTTGATTGTGGATGCCATCACCAACTGCAGACTTGAAAGGAGCGGCCATGCAGCTGATGATACCATCCTGATGAGGATACTTCAGCTTCTGATCTCATGCTTGAGGTGCAAAGCTTCTGTACTATTGAGTGACAGTGCTGTTTGCACCATTGTGAACACCTGCTTTCAAGTAGTCCAACAGTCTGCAAGTAGGGGACACTTGCTCCAACGGAGTGCAAGGCTTGCCATGCATGAATTGGTCCAAATGATCTATGCTCACTTGCCAGAGGTTCAACGTGGCAGTCGGAATTTGGCAGACAGTGATAATTTCTCGTCCCTGAATTATGGTATTGGTTGCATGGTAgatatatttcagtttatatgCTCTCTGCTGAATGTAGCTGCTGAGGTGCCAGATTTCAATGCAATGCCCAGCTCACCTGATGAGGATGTGGAATCTTTTGCTTTGGTCCTGATAAATTCTGCAATTGAAATTGCAGGAGAAGCAATTGGTGAACACCCCAAACTTCTAAAAATGATTCAAGAGGATCTCTTTTACAATCTCATTCGCCATGGCTCTCACTCCACGCCTTTAGTTTTGTCACTAATTTGCAGTGTAGTCCTGAATTTGTATAATAACTTGAGATCACTTTTGAAGCTTCAGCTGGAGGCCTTTTTCCGGTTTGTATGCCTGAAAATTGCAAGGGGGAAACTACATTCAATTCAGCAGGAAGAAGTTGCAATTGAAGGATTGGTTAGTTTTTGCAGGCAGCCAATGTTTGGGATAGAGATGTACACAAATTTTGACTGCAACCCGCTTTACAGTAACGTATTTGAAGAAATTGGAAAATTACTTTGTAAGAGAGCATTCCCAAACAATGGTCCTTTGTCTTCAATACAGGCACAATCTTTTGAAGGGCTAGTGGTGATGATTCAGCATATTGCAGATGGCATGGAAAAATCCAGGAGCTCGAAAGCAAACTCAAATTTGCTCTCATCCAATGACGCCTCTTCTTTTAACTCTAATTTGATTCGAATTACAGAGTACAAACCATTCTGGACTGAAAAATGTGAAAGATGTGATGATCCAAAGGCATGGGTTGAGTTTATGAGAGTGAGGAAATACATGAAGAAAAGATTGTTGGTATCTGTAAACCATTTTAACTTGGATGAGAAGAAGGGTCTAGAGTTTTTGAAACATGCACATCTTGTCCCTGATCCCCCTGAAGCACAAAGCTTAGCCTACTTCCTAAGGTTTACTCCTGGCTTGGACAAAACAATGATTGGAGATTATCTTGGTGACCCTGATGAATTTCATCTTAAAGTTCTCAAGGAATTCACGTCTACCTTCGACTTTAAGAATATGATCCTTGATGCAGCCCTCAGGAATTTCCTTGAGACATTTCGGCTGCCTGGGGAATCCCAAAAGATTCAAAGGATTCTTGAGGCATTTGCTGAGAGGTTTTATGAACAATCAGATGAAATGTTTGTGGACAAAGATGCAGTTTTTGTGTTGTGTTATTCACTGATAATGTTGAACACCGATCAACATAATGCACAGgtaaagaagaagatgacagAGGAGgaattcataaaaaacaacaggAATATAAATGGGGGAAAAGATCTTCCCAGAGAGTATCTTTCAGAGCTTTTCCAGTCTATTTCAACAAATGAGATCACATTATTTGATCAATCAGGTGGTTCTGTTGAGATGACCCCAAGCAGATGGATCAACATCATCAACCAATCCAAGACAACTGATGCTTATATCTTTTGTGAAGGCCAGACTCAGTTGAACCATGATATGTTCTCCATCATTGCTGGCCCTGCCATGGCTACATTGGCAACTGTCTTCGAACATGCAGATGATGACCAGATCATAAACCAGAGCATGGAAGGCTTCCTTGCAGTGGCAAGAATAGCAAG GTACAATTTGGAAGATGTTCTAGACGAGATTCTTGCAATGTTATGCAAGTTCACCACATTGCTCAATCCATTTGCTTCCCTGGAAGAAACCTTCTTCAGTCTAACAGAAGATGTGAAACCTAGACTAGCAACTTTAGCAGTCTTCACCATTGCCAACAAGTTCGGTGATTCCATCAGAAGTTCCTGGAGAAATGTGGTCGATTGTTTGCTAAGACTGAAAAGGCTCAAGCTCTTGCCTCCTGGACTTGCAGGGTCTGATAATGAAACTCCACCCCCTCGAATGGATCTTGATCTTCCTTTGCACTCCAGAACTGAATCTGGTGTTATATTTCCATCAACGGTAAACGATGATCGCAGATTCTCCAGCCTTATTGGGAAATTTGGACAGTTCATTTCAACTGAGAACGATGAGGAGTCCATTTCTACTACTGTTGGTAACACCAATAAGAGGAATCTCCAGTTCATCAACCAATGTTGTATTGAAGGCATATTTTCAAAATCGAAGCATCTACATGAAGAGTCCTTGCAAAATCTTGGCAAAGCAATTTTGTTGGCTGGTGCTGGAAGGGGACAAAAATTCACTAGTCCTttagatgaagaagaaacagCAGCATTTTGCTGGGACCTAATTGTAATGCTCACTGAAAACAACATTGATCGGTTCATGTCCTTTTGGCCCGCTTTCCATGACTGTCTGGGACTGATAAGCCAATTGCCTCTGTTTGGTTCATGTCCTTTTGTTGAGAAGTCGCTCTTTGGTGTGTTAAACGTCACTTCTAAGCTGTTGCACAAAGCTGACAAGACTTCTGAGGAGCTCATCTTTAAGTCCCTGCAACTAATATGGAAAATTGATAGCCGAGTTGTAGATTCATGTTGCGAGGCATTAACACAAATATCTGCAAATatactaaaagaaaatgcaaagaaCATCCAGACACAATTTGGGTGGAAGTCCATAATTGCTATTCTATCAATCAGTGCCCGAAGCCCGGAAGCTTTCAATGATGGTGTTGAGGCACTTATCTCCTTAATGTCTGATAATGTTGCATGTGTTACAAGGTTAAATTACAGCATATGTATTGAATCTGCTTTTAGTTTTTCAGCTTCGAAGCTCAGTTCCATAGAGAAAAGCATGCAAGTGCTTGATCTAATGGCAGATTCTGTGAACTTGTTAGTCAGCTGGCTTAGTTCCGGATTCTCAGACCCTGGCAGCAATAACTCATCATCGACAGCCCAAGATTCTTCTAGGAACAGTATATCATCTATAGGTACAATGTTTGTGAGATTAGTTGAAAGCATTCGGAAAATATGTCTGGTCAGGAGAGAAGAGATCAGGAATCACGCAGTTTTGACTTTGAAGAGGTGTTTCACAAAGGCTGAAGGGTTGGGATTCACTTCAACTGTGTGCCTACATTGCTTCAATCATGTAATATTTGCTATGGCGGATGATCTCTTAGAGAAAGCCATTGAATACTCGAGAAGGGAGAACTCTGAGAAGGAGATGCGAAGCATGGAGGGGACACTTTGTCTAGCCATGGAATTCCTAACGGAGGCTTTCATTCAATTTCTAAGAACTCTATCTTCTGTCTCTGGATTTAGATCTTTCTGGATGGGAGTCTTGCGGAGGATGGACACTTGCATGAAGACAGAACTAGGTGATAGTGACAAGATGCAGATTTTGATACCAACgctgttgaagaagatgatacTAGCCATGAAAGAGCATAATATCTTAGTAAACAGTGAAGATAACGAATTGTGGGACATCACTGTTACTCAAATTTTGTGGATAGCTCCAGCTGTTAAAGATGAGCTCTTTCCTGGATACTAA